A genome region from Opitutaceae bacterium includes the following:
- a CDS encoding type I restriction endonuclease subunit R → MSLTESIVEHAALAWFGELGYSCLGAEALTPTLSHEERESYGEVVLVGRLREALRQLNPAIPEETREEALRKVLRVGTPSLVRTNRAFHRMLRDGVDVEYARPDGSTKHDKVWLVDFSDVKANDWLAVNQFTVIEGRHNRRPDIVVFINGLPLALIELKNAADEDATIWSAYAQLQTYKAEIPSLLAYNATLVVSDGLQARMGSLTANQEWFKVWREIDADFPPPSPQPSPSARGSKATLELQTLICGVFEKERFLKLLLHFIVFEENPDTGAIHKIIAGYHQFHAVNAAIEETVRASGMSESSMLREEPPGRHWAGKMHGGKPGDRRAGVVWHTQGSGKSLTMLFFAARVIREPAMQNPTLVVLTDRNDLDDQLFGQFQRCHDVLGQTPVQAASRDKLRELLTVASGGVVFTTIQKFLPEKGEKMPCLSGRRNIIVIADEAHRSQYDLIDGLARHMRDALPNASFIGFTGTPIEKTDANTRAVFGDYISIYDIQRAVGDKATVPIYYESRIAKLGLNASELPKLDAEFEEITEGEELTKKEKLKTKWAALEALVGDPKRLALIAADLVAHFEKRTEAMDGKAMVVCMSRRICVDLYVALIKLRPDWASAKDDDVEAEKGKACVVKVIMTGSADDGPEWQPHIRNKEKRRAMANRFKDSKDPFRIVIVRDMWLTGFDAPCLHTMYADKPMQGHGLMQAIARVNRVFRDKPGGLVVDYLGLADQLKRALADYAESGGRGDPTYDTKQAIAIMMEKHGIAGAMLHGFSWVKWTTGTPPERLQLIPAGQEHILEQEDGKARWNQVVTELSRAFALCAASDEATEIRDDVSFFQALQAALNKRSAHTQRTPEQIDAAIRQLVSKAITTEGQVIDVFTAAGLPKPDISILSDSFLAEVRGLKYKNVAAELLQKLLRDELKVRAKRNLVQSQLFSEKLKKTLNAYHNRAIGTMEVIEELIKLAKQLTAADQRGVALGLSDEEIAFYDALAANESAVQVMGDAKLRVIATELVTQVRRSVTVDWTLREGARAKIRVLVKRILKRFGYPPDMQEAAVQEVLAQAALLCADWAA, encoded by the coding sequence ATGAGCCTCACCGAATCCATCGTCGAACACGCCGCCCTGGCGTGGTTCGGGGAGCTGGGCTACTCCTGCCTTGGGGCAGAAGCCCTCACCCCTACCCTCTCCCACGAGGAGAGGGAGTCCTACGGCGAGGTGGTGCTGGTGGGGCGACTGCGTGAGGCGTTGCGGCAGTTGAATCCCGCCATTCCCGAGGAAACGCGGGAGGAGGCCCTGCGGAAGGTGCTGCGCGTGGGAACGCCGTCGCTGGTGCGGACGAACCGGGCCTTTCACCGGATGCTGCGCGACGGGGTGGATGTCGAATACGCCCGGCCCGATGGCAGCACGAAGCACGACAAGGTCTGGCTGGTGGATTTCTCCGACGTGAAGGCGAACGATTGGCTGGCGGTGAACCAGTTCACGGTCATCGAAGGCCGGCACAACCGGCGGCCGGACATCGTCGTGTTCATCAACGGCCTGCCGCTGGCCTTGATCGAGCTGAAGAACGCCGCCGATGAGGACGCGACGATCTGGAGCGCCTACGCCCAACTGCAAACCTACAAGGCGGAGATTCCCAGCCTGCTCGCCTACAACGCCACGCTGGTGGTGAGCGACGGTCTGCAAGCCCGCATGGGATCGCTGACGGCGAACCAGGAGTGGTTCAAGGTATGGAGGGAAATCGATGCCGATTTCCCTCCACCCTCACCCCAGCCCTCTCCCAGCGCGAGAGGGAGCAAGGCCACGCTCGAACTGCAAACGCTCATCTGCGGCGTCTTCGAGAAGGAACGCTTCCTCAAGCTGCTGCTACATTTCATCGTCTTCGAGGAGAACCCGGACACGGGAGCCATTCACAAGATCATCGCGGGCTACCATCAGTTCCACGCGGTGAACGCAGCCATCGAGGAAACGGTGCGTGCCAGCGGCATGAGCGAGAGCAGCATGCTGCGCGAGGAACCGCCGGGCCGTCACTGGGCCGGGAAAATGCACGGCGGCAAACCGGGCGACCGTCGCGCGGGCGTGGTCTGGCATACGCAGGGCAGCGGCAAGAGCCTCACCATGCTCTTCTTCGCTGCCCGCGTGATCCGCGAGCCCGCGATGCAGAACCCGACGCTGGTGGTGCTGACCGACCGCAACGACCTCGACGACCAGCTTTTCGGCCAGTTCCAGCGCTGCCATGACGTTCTCGGGCAAACCCCGGTGCAGGCGGCGAGTCGTGACAAGCTGCGTGAGTTGCTGACCGTGGCGAGCGGCGGCGTGGTCTTCACCACTATCCAGAAGTTTCTCCCCGAGAAGGGCGAGAAGATGCCGTGCCTGAGCGGGCGCAGGAACATCATCGTGATCGCCGACGAAGCGCACCGTTCCCAATACGATCTCATTGACGGTCTCGCCCGGCACATGCGCGATGCCTTGCCGAACGCGAGCTTCATCGGCTTCACCGGCACGCCCATCGAGAAGACGGACGCCAACACGCGGGCGGTGTTTGGCGATTATATTTCCATCTACGACATCCAGCGCGCCGTCGGCGACAAGGCCACGGTGCCGATCTACTACGAGAGCCGCATTGCCAAGCTGGGCCTGAACGCCAGCGAGCTGCCGAAGCTCGACGCGGAGTTTGAGGAGATCACGGAAGGCGAGGAACTGACCAAGAAGGAGAAGCTCAAGACCAAGTGGGCCGCGCTGGAGGCTCTGGTGGGCGACCCGAAGCGTCTCGCGCTCATTGCCGCCGATCTGGTGGCGCATTTTGAGAAGCGCACGGAAGCCATGGACGGCAAGGCGATGGTGGTCTGCATGAGCCGCCGCATCTGCGTGGACCTTTACGTGGCGCTCATCAAGCTGCGGCCGGACTGGGCCAGCGCGAAGGACGACGATGTGGAAGCGGAGAAGGGCAAGGCCTGCGTGGTGAAGGTCATCATGACCGGCAGTGCCGATGATGGCCCCGAGTGGCAGCCGCACATCCGCAACAAGGAGAAGCGCCGCGCGATGGCGAACCGCTTCAAGGACAGCAAAGACCCGTTCCGCATCGTGATCGTGCGTGACATGTGGCTGACCGGCTTCGACGCGCCCTGCCTGCACACGATGTATGCCGACAAGCCGATGCAGGGCCACGGCCTCATGCAGGCCATCGCCCGTGTGAACCGCGTCTTCCGCGACAAGCCGGGCGGGCTGGTGGTCGACTATCTCGGGCTGGCCGACCAACTCAAACGCGCGCTCGCCGATTACGCGGAAAGCGGCGGCAGGGGCGATCCGACCTACGACACCAAACAGGCCATCGCCATCATGATGGAAAAGCACGGCATCGCCGGTGCCATGCTGCATGGCTTTTCCTGGGTCAAGTGGACGACAGGCACTCCGCCGGAACGCCTGCAACTCATCCCTGCGGGACAAGAACACATCCTCGAACAGGAGGACGGTAAGGCGCGTTGGAATCAGGTCGTCACCGAGCTTTCCCGTGCTTTTGCCCTGTGCGCTGCCAGCGATGAGGCCACGGAAATCCGAGACGACGTGAGCTTCTTTCAGGCCCTACAAGCCGCCCTCAACAAACGGAGCGCCCATACCCAAAGGACTCCCGAACAAATAGACGCCGCGATCCGCCAGCTTGTGAGCAAGGCAATCACCACTGAAGGTCAGGTGATTGATGTCTTCACCGCCGCCGGATTGCCCAAGCCGGACATTTCCATCCTGAGCGACAGCTTTCTCGCCGAGGTGCGCGGCCTGAAATACAAGAATGTCGCCGCCGAGCTGCTGCAGAAACTGCTCCGGGACGAACTCAAAGTGCGTGCGAAACGAAACCTCGTGCAGAGCCAGCTCTTCAGCGAGAAGCTTAAAAAGACCCTCAACGCCTACCACAACCGCGCCATTGGCACGATGGAAGTGATCGAGGAGCTCATCAAGCTGGCGAAGCAGCTCACAGCAGCCGACCAGCGCGGCGTCGCGCTCGGCCTCAGCGACGAGGAAATCGCCTTTTATGACGCCTTGGCGGCCAACGAGAGCGCCGTGCAGGTCATGGGCGACGCCAAGTTGCGGGTGATCGCCACCGAACTCGTGACGCAAGTCAGGCGGAGCGTGACCGTTGACTGGACTCTGCGTGAAGGTGCCCGGGCAAAGATCCGCGTCTTGGTGAAGCGCATCCTCAAGCGCTTTGGCTACCCGCCGGACATGCAGGAAGCCGCCGTGCAGGAGGTGTTGGCCCAAGCCGCCCTGCTCTGCGCCGACTGGGCGGCGTGA